A region of Etheostoma cragini isolate CJK2018 chromosome 2, CSU_Ecrag_1.0, whole genome shotgun sequence DNA encodes the following proteins:
- the ift27 gene encoding intraflagellar transport protein 27 homolog produces MVKLRARCLLVGDAAVGKSALSHMFHSDRTLFQKNYSMTTGVELLIKCVSIPETTDSVELYIIDSAGKQALVEACEKMWGELSLLCLVFDLTSEQSFANCSHWMERVHAHCQGLHIPGVLVGNKSDLSARREVQASTAQEWAQSQGLEYHETSAKEMENCDAALLGLARAFHSLYQERRETIQNLSPG; encoded by the exons ATGGTGAAGTTGAGGGCGAGATGTCTGCTTGTCG gAGATGCTGCAGTGGGGAAAAGTGCCCTTTCCCATATGTTCCACAGTGACCGTACTCTTTTCCAGAAGAACTACAGCATG ACAACCGGAGTGGAGCTACTGATAAAATGTGTCAGCATCCCAGAGACCACTGACAGTGTG GAGCTCTACATCATAGACTCTGCGGGGAAGCAGGCATTAGTGGAAGCCTGCGAGAAAATG TGGGGGGAGCTGTCGCTGCTGTGCCTGGTTTTTGACCTGACCAGTGAGCAGTCTTTCGCCAACTGCAGCCACTGGATGGAGAGAGTTCATGCTCACTGCCAAGGTCTCCACATTCCAG gtgtcTTGGTGGGCAACAAGTCTGACCTGTCTGCTAGAAGGGAGGTCCAAGCATCCACGGCCCAGGAATGGGCTCAAAGTCAGGGTTTGGAGTACCACGAGACCTCAGCT AAGGAGATGGAGAACTGTGATGCAGCGCTCCTCGGGTTAGCCCGGGCCTTCCACTCACTCTACCAGGAACGTCGCGAGACCATCCAGAACCTGAGTCCAGGCTAG